The DNA region GGGCAGAAGCTCTTGCCCGAAGGGCAGACCATGGGTAGCCGCAGGCGTAGCCTGACGGTGCGAATACCGCCACAATCCCCCTCCCCGTTGCGTTGCACGCACGGCTACCCACGGTATCCCCTGTCGGGGATTACAGCCTGCACCCCTCGTTCGCACCCATTAGGTGAAAGAAGCAACAACTCGGCTTTCGATATGAACTCCCGTGCCTATGTGGCGGCCAGCTTCAGAGCTCAACTTCAGAAACGATCAATCTGATTATTGGGAGCTTGGCTCAGCAGTTCCGCAGGAGTGGGTTGTTTAGTGGTTTCGTGCTTCAACCGGTGGTGGTTTTTCTGAGAGTGACAGGATGTTGGGGTATAGCAGAGTCGCGATGGCGACTTCTGGTGGTTTGGGCAGGCCCTGAGGCGTGATTTGCGGGCTGAGCGCACCGGTTGCATAACCGTCTTGCGTAGGGTTCCGAGGGCAGCTGACGTCGTAGTAATCGTAGCCATCCACCGCAACTGCCCGGTCTGGCGCGGTGGGGCCCGCGAGCATGCGCAGAAGGCACAGAACAATTCCCAGCCTTCAAGCCAGGAGAGCCGACGAGCCTCTACTCTGGCGGTGAGAAGTTCGGAAAGAAGGAACCGCAGGGCGAGGATGTAGATGAAGAGAAGGACACTTGAGCAGTATGAGGATGGAAACGTTGATGTCCATGATACGACAATCCGGCCTCCCGCGAGATCTGTTTGAGTAAACGAAGATCACCGGCCCCCTGCGTCCGCGGATTGCTCCGGTGGGTCCGATCGTTGGGATTCGGCCCTTTCGAGTTTGAGCTTCTTCGCACGGCCGAGATTGAGGCAGAGGCTTCGAAGGTCGGAGACTATCCTGAGCCTCCGGGAAATCGCATCTTTCGACATATCCCGGCTAATCCCGCGACTCGTGGTCAGAGCCGTATTTACCCCGTTCTGGACAGCCTCGTTCAGTCGCCAGGCGGCCTGCTAAACAGAAGCGCGCCTGAGAGGATTCGAACCTCCAACCCCTGGCTCCGGAAGCCAGTGCTCTATCCATTGGGCTACAGGCGCAGAGAGTTTGAAATAACTCAACAGTTCAAATGCTAGACCCGCCCGTGCATGATGTCAAGTTGGCCGAAATTCTTGCATTGGTCTTAATCGGCCCGATCCGCCGGGGAACTGTGCAGACCTGGCTCGACGCATGAGTGAGGCGCTCAGCGATTGAGCAGTCTTCCCACAATTGCGGATTCCGTCACAGAGAGAATCCTTGCGGGGAGAATCTGCCCCGTCGAGGCATCGTCCGCATCGACTGACACGTTGAGGTAGTTGTCCGAGAGCGCCACGCGCTTGCCAGACCTGTCGTCGGTTTTTTTGAGCACAAGCACGTTCAGTGTGTTTCCAACCAACGTTTGGGCGAAGTTGAGCCTTTTTGTGCGACTTAGACGCCGAAGCAACCTGCTGCGCCTCTTGACCTCTTCCGAGAGGATCAGCTGGCTTTGGGAGTAGCGTTTGGCGGCAGGTGTGCCCGGCCGAACCGAGTAGGAGAAGACGTGCAAATACGATAGGTCGATGTCTTGTATGAACTGCATTGTCTCACGGAAGCTGGCCTCGTCCTCGGCCGGGAAGCCGACAACTAAGTCCGCACCGATACACATTTGGGGGCACCTGGTCTTGAACCAGTTGACCAGTTCTCTGTAATCGGCCGTCAAATAGCGCCGGTTCATGGCTCTTAGAACGACGTCCGAGCCGCTCTGAAGCGGAATGTGGAGATGCCGACAGATTCTGTTGGACGAGACTATCGCCTCCTTCAGCTGCTCATCGAACTCCATCGGCTCGATCGAGCTCAGGCGGATGCGGCGGACGTTTGTGCTCTCAAGTATGCGGCTGAGCAAGGTTACCAGGGTAGGCCCAGCCACAAGATCGACGCCATAAGTGCCCAGGTGCGTTCCACAGAGAACGACTTCCTGATAACCTCTGTCCACCAATGTTTGTATCTGATCTATTACCCAGTCAGGCGACATGCTGCGGTTCGGGCCTCTCGCCGTTGGGATAATGCAGTACGCGCATTGCGAATCGCAGCCCTCCTGAATCTTCACAAAGGCGCGAGAATAATTGAAGAACCGCTCGATCATCGGGTATTGGTCAGTCGGTGCCGACTCGACCGGCTGCCAGACAGGCGCCTCCACAGCGCGGTCGCGTAGGAGGCGCCGAAGCAGGGAGACGATGCGCGTCTTCTCTTTGTTGCCTATCGCAACGTCAACCCCTGGAATCGAGGCGATCTCCTGGGGCGCCACTTGGCTGTAGCAGCCTGCGACCACAATCAGGGCGTCCGGGTTGAGTCGTTGGGCGCGCCTGATGGCTGCTCGGCTCCTGCGGTCGGTCTTGGCTGTAACCGTGCAAGTATTGATGATATAGACGTCCGATGGCCGGCTAAAATCGATTATCTCAAGGCCCGCCTTCTCCAGCTGCGCCGCCATTGCAGCGCTCTCAAATTGGTTCAACTTGCAGCCAAGTGTGAAGAACGCAACAGTTGTCATGATTTAAGTCCTGAGTGCGAAATCACGGCGCTCCAGCAGCGTATGGAGCAGTCCTACAGATACCTACCCATTCACGGTTTTTCCTATGCATAGATCAACACTAATACAGAAGTGCGAGTTTTTCGCTCGGTGTTCTTTTTGTTTTTTTGCGGTTGTGCTGATTGTTTCTTACACTGTTAGGAAACTGAAATCGAGCTCTATGAAAATAACGCTCGAAAGATTAGAGATATGGGCGTTCACCACTATAGCCGGGCCGTTATTGTTTATTTGAATGCTAAAAAAGTACTTGACTTTTTACGATAGAGACCAAAGGATTAAGATGAGTAGGTAGCTTGATCAATCGGATCGGGGATCGAGATGATGCAGAGCAGAGCGCTTCACTATTTTGCTCAGCTGCATGAGTTTGTTGATTCGGCAATCGATCAGCGCGTCTTTGGGGGGGTCGTTTTCTTCGTCAAACGCGAGGGTGATTGGATACTTCATAGCGCCAAAGGTTTTCTGGATACTGGTTCAGAAGACACTCCGATGGACGAGGACATCATCTTCGACGTTGCTTCTCTCACTAAGGTACTAGTTACCACACCTTCAATAATGCTCCTTCAAGAGGCTGGCGAGCTCTCGATCGATGACCCAGTGGCCGATTACATCGAAAGCTTCCGCGGCACAGAGAAGCTCTCCGTTACAATCAAAGACCTCCTTACGCATTCGTCCGGCCTGCCGGCGTGGGCGCCTCTTTATGTTTTTGCTGACGACAAGAAGACCGCGATCGAGTTCATCAGCCACCTTCCTCTCCAGTATAGCCCCGGGGAGGAGATCAAGTACAGCTGCCTCGGTTTTATACTTCTGGGCGGAATAGTTGAACTAGTCTCTAGCCAGAACCTCGCGGAGTTTGCACGCGAGCACATATTTGAGCCGCTTGGCCTGCGCCAGACTTTCTTTCATCCTCCGCGTGACTTTTTCAGCCGGATCGCTCCGACTGAGCACGGAAACGTGTTCGAACAGGCTAAGGCCGCTCGGTTTGTTGAGGAGTTCTCGACCGTGGCGTCTCAGGACAGCTGGCTGATGCCTCGGCTGAGTCAAGCCGAGAAGCGGCTCAACTCGATGAGGCGCGATGGACTCATAAGAGGTGAGGTGCACGATTCTAACGCGCACTTCCTCGGTGGCGTAAGCGGCAATGCTGGCCTTTTCAGCTGCGCCTCGGACATCGTGAAGATGGCCGAGCAGTTTCTCCCGGGTGTTAGCAGTCGCGAGAAAAAAGCGATTCTCTCGCCCGAGAGCATCAGGCTGACCATAACCCCGCAAAAAGAGGTGGGTGGTGAGCGCCGAGGGCTGGGCTGGCAGCTGATCAAGGGCAACGGTACAAGCGGCGGCCGCGTGATGTCCAAGAGCGCATTTGGCCACACCGCGTTTACCGGTTGCAGCCTTTGGATTGACCCTCTGCGCGAGCTTGCCGTGGTCCTACTGTCAAATGCCGTGTGCCCCAGATATCAGCCGGGGCCGATGACTGCTTTCAGGCCAGCTTTCCACGATCTCGTCGTGAAGTTCTCCGACTGCATCTTCACGCCAGCCCACGCCTAGATCTCGCATTTTACCTTGTTGTTTCTACTGCAACGAAGTATATTTTCAATCTTGGTGTTTTGCATCAGTAACTGCGTCCTGCTCATTGTGGGCGGGCGCTTGTAACATCAACTTCCCTGAAAGGAGGCAGAAAGATGAGAGCAGCGGTTGTCCTTCTAGGCTCTGCACTGGTTCTGGCGCTGTGGACGATAGCGCTGGCTGAGCCAACGGTAACTATCTACACCGACGCCGACACATATCAGTCCGGCGACACGATCGAGGTCACGTTAGGTGTAGAGAACCCAGACGGCTCTACGACGCTTGACTTATGCATCGGCTTGCTGATGCCTGACGGGAGCATATACACCATGGGGCCGTCCGGCTGGGTCCAGACAATAGTGCCCTGGAACGCGGAGGTAAGGATGCCTGGCCAGTTCGACATGACAGCACACTTCCGCTTCGAGGTTCCTTCAGTGCTGCCTGCGCCGCCGATTAGCCAAGGTGGGGAATACTACTTCGCCTCGCTCTGCTTAGACCCTGGGACTTGGGGCTGGGCCAGCAATTTTAGCCTTGCGCCTTTCAGCTACAGTTCAGGCGGCCCTTCGACGGACGTTACGATGGTGCCTATTGCCGCCGGGTCGTTTCTGATGGGCTCTCCGGACGACGAGTTGAGACGAGATCCGGACGAGGGGCCGCAGCGGACGGTGAATATCTCGGCGTTTCAGATGTCGGAGACGGAGGTAACGCAGAAGCAGTTTGAGGACGTGATGGGCTGGAACGACTCTTACTTCAGCGGCGATGACCATCCGGTTGAGCGAGTTACCTGGTTTGACTGCGTATCGTTCTGCAACGAGTTGTCCGAGGCTGACGGCTATACGAAGTGCTATACGATTTCAAACATAGGTTACGACGGGGATCACATCACTTCAGCTGAAGTGACGTGCAACTTCGGCGCAAACGGCTACCGGTTGCCGACGGAGGCCGAATGGGAGTACGCTTGCCGCGCTGGGACGACGACGCGGTTCTACACAGGGGATTCTGATCCCGATCTCCGCCGTGCAGGTTGGTATTTTAACAATTCGGGTCAAACGACACATCCTGTAGGCGAGAAGGAGCGGAACGCTTGGGGTCTGTATGACATGCACGGGAACGTATGGGAGTGGTGTTGGGACTGGTATTCATCACGTTATTATGGGACGCGGCCGGATCCGGATAGTGATCCGACGGGCGCCAGTAGTGGCGCCGTCCGGGTCCTACGCGGCGGCGGCTGGTACGGCCTCACCTGGAGCTGCCGTTCGGCTGGCCGCGACTGGCCCGAACCGGGGTACGGGTACTATGGCTACGGTTTCCGCGTGGCCAGGTCGTCTAATTGATCACTTGCCCACTTTGCTACTTGCGTCACCTGGCGAAGGGTCAAGAAGGGCGCAAGCCCAAGAAGACCCTTCGCCTGTCCTTATGAGGATTATGAGGAGGGGGAGTGATTCGCGCTCCCCCGAATCCCACAGCTGAACGGGATATAGGGGAGGTGTCGGCCACAATTCCCCCATCTGAAGATGGGGGCTAGGACAATGATAGCCTTCTATATCGCCTCGGCTGAAGCCGGGCGATAGTGCTGCCCGGCATGGTCCCGTGCGCCGGGCGGTGAGACTTTGCTGGATCGCCAAGCTCCTTCTTCGTGTGTTTTCGTGAACTTCGTGGATGCCCCCTCTTTTCGGCAGGCTGGAAAGCCCACCCTACACCCAGAGATCCCTCCTTCGTGGATTCCTCTACCGCTCCTTGAAAGCAATAGCCAGTGCCTGTTACGCTTGGAGGCATGGCTAGACAGAAAAAAACAATCGCAATTGGCTTTCCGATCGTTCACTCAGTGCAGGGCGGCGCAGAGGTATTGGTGTCGTCGCTTCAGTCGGCGCTTGCTGGGAAAGGACACAATGTTTCCAGGATCGAGATTCCATTCAATTTCTCGCCCGCCAAGCAGCTGATAAGGGACTGCCTGGCCTGGCGTCTGCTCGACCTCACCAAGAGCTACCTTTCGCCCTACGACATCTTCATCGCCACCAAGTTCCCGTCCTACGTCGCACGGCATCCCCAAAAGGTGGTTTATCTTATGCATCAGCACAGGGAGGTTTACGAGCTCTGGGGCTCTCGATATAGCCAGCTTAAAAGCAGCGAGGAAGACCTCGGGATAAGAGACGCCATTATCTCGATTGATAATCGGGCTCTGGCCGAGGCCAAGTCCATCTTCACCATCTCTAAGCGAGTGAGTGAGCGGCTGAGGCGATACAACGGCCTCGAGAGCAAGGTTCTATATCCGCCTCCGAGGCTGGGCAACGTATTCCGATGTGAGGCTTTTGAGCCGTTCATCTTTTGTCCGGGGAGGTTGGAGCTTAACAAGCGACTGGACCTCGTGCTGGCTGCGCTCGCCAAGTGCAAGGTCAAAACCAGGTGCGTGATCGTGGGCAGCGGGCCGCAGGAGCGCGCGCTTAAGAAGCAGGCTAAGAAGCTCGGGCTCGGCG from bacterium includes:
- a CDS encoding glycosyltransferase family 4 protein; this encodes MARQKKTIAIGFPIVHSVQGGAEVLVSSLQSALAGKGHNVSRIEIPFNFSPAKQLIRDCLAWRLLDLTKSYLSPYDIFIATKFPSYVARHPQKVVYLMHQHREVYELWGSRYSQLKSSEEDLGIRDAIISIDNRALAEAKSIFTISKRVSERLRRYNGLESKVLYPPPRLGNVFRCEAFEPFIFCPGRLELNKRLDLVLAALAKCKVKTRCVIVGSGPQERALKKQAKKLGLGERVDFAGWVDDKTLLDLYARCVGVVFAPKDEDLGFITLEAFLSKKPVITTESSGAVLEFVEDGVTGYVASTGPDALAEKIDLLVAHPKRARKMGEAGYETASKITWDYVVEHLAEG
- a CDS encoding serine hydrolase domain-containing protein, whose amino-acid sequence is MMQSRALHYFAQLHEFVDSAIDQRVFGGVVFFVKREGDWILHSAKGFLDTGSEDTPMDEDIIFDVASLTKVLVTTPSIMLLQEAGELSIDDPVADYIESFRGTEKLSVTIKDLLTHSSGLPAWAPLYVFADDKKTAIEFISHLPLQYSPGEEIKYSCLGFILLGGIVELVSSQNLAEFAREHIFEPLGLRQTFFHPPRDFFSRIAPTEHGNVFEQAKAARFVEEFSTVASQDSWLMPRLSQAEKRLNSMRRDGLIRGEVHDSNAHFLGGVSGNAGLFSCASDIVKMAEQFLPGVSSREKKAILSPESIRLTITPQKEVGGERRGLGWQLIKGNGTSGGRVMSKSAFGHTAFTGCSLWIDPLRELAVVLLSNAVCPRYQPGPMTAFRPAFHDLVVKFSDCIFTPAHA
- the mtaB gene encoding tRNA (N(6)-L-threonylcarbamoyladenosine(37)-C(2))-methylthiotransferase MtaB → MTTVAFFTLGCKLNQFESAAMAAQLEKAGLEIIDFSRPSDVYIINTCTVTAKTDRRSRAAIRRAQRLNPDALIVVAGCYSQVAPQEIASIPGVDVAIGNKEKTRIVSLLRRLLRDRAVEAPVWQPVESAPTDQYPMIERFFNYSRAFVKIQEGCDSQCAYCIIPTARGPNRSMSPDWVIDQIQTLVDRGYQEVVLCGTHLGTYGVDLVAGPTLVTLLSRILESTNVRRIRLSSIEPMEFDEQLKEAIVSSNRICRHLHIPLQSGSDVVLRAMNRRYLTADYRELVNWFKTRCPQMCIGADLVVGFPAEDEASFRETMQFIQDIDLSYLHVFSYSVRPGTPAAKRYSQSQLILSEEVKRRSRLLRRLSRTKRLNFAQTLVGNTLNVLVLKKTDDRSGKRVALSDNYLNVSVDADDASTGQILPARILSVTESAIVGRLLNR
- a CDS encoding formylglycine-generating enzyme family protein, with product MRAAVVLLGSALVLALWTIALAEPTVTIYTDADTYQSGDTIEVTLGVENPDGSTTLDLCIGLLMPDGSIYTMGPSGWVQTIVPWNAEVRMPGQFDMTAHFRFEVPSVLPAPPISQGGEYYFASLCLDPGTWGWASNFSLAPFSYSSGGPSTDVTMVPIAAGSFLMGSPDDELRRDPDEGPQRTVNISAFQMSETEVTQKQFEDVMGWNDSYFSGDDHPVERVTWFDCVSFCNELSEADGYTKCYTISNIGYDGDHITSAEVTCNFGANGYRLPTEAEWEYACRAGTTTRFYTGDSDPDLRRAGWYFNNSGQTTHPVGEKERNAWGLYDMHGNVWEWCWDWYSSRYYGTRPDPDSDPTGASSGAVRVLRGGGWYGLTWSCRSAGRDWPEPGYGYYGYGFRVARSSN